The proteins below come from a single Chryseobacterium nepalense genomic window:
- a CDS encoding Nif3-like dinuclear metal center hexameric protein: MKIREVVSKIEKRIPLQQAEDFDNVGLLCGSWDRDVSGVLICHDALENVVDEAILKNCNLIVCFHPIIFSGLKSLTGKNYVEKAVIKAIENKIAIYAIHTAFDNDFFGVNAGICQQLGLKNLKILQPKKNDLKQLTVFVPKEYSEKVREALFEAGAGSIGFYDECSFSINGNGTFRPKEGSDPFSGKLGIRENADEDMISVIFEGYKQGQVVAAMKSAHPYEEVAHQIYSLDNTNHYTGLGMYGDFEEPMEEQDFLKFVKEKFNLEVIRHSDFTRKKIKRVGVLGGSGASGIKSAISKKCDAYLTGDVKYHDFFLAESKMMICDIGHFESEQFVTQQLFEILSQKFSTFAISKSIEKTNPVNYFI; encoded by the coding sequence ATGAAAATTAGAGAGGTCGTTTCAAAGATAGAAAAGCGTATTCCCCTCCAGCAGGCGGAAGATTTTGATAATGTCGGGTTACTCTGTGGTTCATGGGATCGTGATGTTAGCGGGGTATTGATCTGTCACGATGCCCTTGAAAATGTTGTAGATGAAGCAATCCTTAAAAACTGCAATCTTATTGTATGCTTTCATCCGATTATTTTTTCAGGCTTAAAATCATTAACGGGAAAAAATTACGTTGAAAAAGCGGTGATCAAGGCAATTGAAAATAAAATAGCAATTTACGCCATTCACACCGCCTTCGATAATGATTTTTTTGGGGTCAATGCAGGAATCTGTCAGCAGCTCGGACTTAAAAACCTTAAAATTCTTCAGCCTAAAAAAAATGATCTGAAGCAACTCACCGTTTTTGTTCCGAAAGAATACTCTGAAAAGGTAAGAGAAGCGCTTTTCGAAGCGGGAGCGGGCAGTATCGGTTTTTATGATGAGTGCAGTTTCAGCATAAACGGAAACGGAACTTTTCGCCCTAAAGAAGGCTCAGATCCATTTTCAGGAAAGTTGGGAATTCGGGAGAATGCAGATGAAGACATGATTTCCGTTATTTTTGAAGGGTACAAACAGGGGCAGGTAGTCGCAGCAATGAAATCGGCACATCCTTATGAAGAAGTAGCACATCAGATTTACAGCCTTGATAATACAAATCATTACACTGGTCTTGGTATGTACGGAGATTTTGAAGAGCCGATGGAAGAGCAGGATTTTCTGAAATTTGTTAAAGAAAAATTTAATCTTGAAGTGATCAGACATTCTGATTTTACCAGGAAAAAGATTAAAAGAGTAGGTGTTCTGGGAGGCTCCGGAGCAAGCGGTATCAAGTCTGCAATCTCCAAAAAATGTGATGCTTATCTCACGGGAGATGTAAAATACCATGATTTTTTCCTTGCCGAATCTAAAATGATGATTTGTGATATTGGTCATTTCGAATCAGAACAATTTGTTACTCAACAATTATTTGAAATTTTGTCACAAAAATTTAGTACATTTGCAATCTCAAAATCTATTGAGAAAACGAACCCGGTAAATTATTTCATTTAA
- a CDS encoding zinc ribbon domain-containing protein, which yields MAKTNDISVEEKLRALYDLQIIDSRLDEIRNTRGELPIEVEDLEIEIEGLEKRAEKFHADIKDQEDQIKTKHEVINHAKTLIEKYKSQQDNVRNNKEFEALSKEVEYQELEIQLAEKRIKEFGAKISHKNETLDELNAKIDDLKNHLKFKKEELEGLISETQKEEEYLIEQSKEFAAKIDERLLASYNRIRTNSPNGLAVVGLERGAPKGSFFTIPPQKQMEIAQRKKIIIDEHSGKILVDDELVMEENEKMKSVIKF from the coding sequence ATGGCAAAAACCAACGATATTTCAGTTGAAGAGAAGTTAAGAGCTTTATACGATTTGCAGATCATTGATTCCAGATTGGACGAAATCCGAAATACAAGAGGAGAATTGCCAATCGAAGTAGAGGATCTTGAGATTGAAATCGAAGGTCTTGAAAAAAGAGCTGAAAAATTTCATGCGGATATCAAAGATCAGGAAGATCAGATCAAAACCAAGCATGAAGTAATTAACCATGCAAAAACTTTAATTGAAAAATACAAATCTCAGCAGGATAATGTAAGGAACAATAAAGAGTTTGAAGCATTAAGTAAAGAGGTTGAATATCAGGAACTTGAAATTCAGCTTGCTGAAAAAAGAATCAAAGAATTCGGTGCTAAAATCAGCCACAAAAACGAAACGCTGGATGAGCTTAACGCAAAAATCGATGATCTTAAAAACCACCTGAAGTTCAAAAAAGAAGAATTGGAAGGTTTGATCTCTGAAACCCAGAAAGAAGAAGAATATCTGATTGAGCAGTCTAAAGAATTTGCTGCAAAAATCGATGAAAGATTGCTGGCTTCTTACAACAGAATCAGAACCAATTCTCCGAACGGACTTGCAGTAGTAGGATTGGAAAGAGGGGCGCCAAAAGGTTCATTCTTTACTATTCCGCCTCAAAAGCAGATGGAAATCGCTCAGAGAAAGAAAATCATTATTGATGAGCATTCAGGAAAAATCCTTGTGGATGACGAATTGGTAATGGAAGAAAACGAAAAAATGAAATCAGTGATTAAGTTTTAA
- a CDS encoding AMP-dependent synthetase/ligase: MTIKRLFDIPHYALETYPKTDMFVTKYQGEWKKTSTQEFINEGNKISRGLLKLGIKPGDKIALITTNSRTEWAIMDLGLSQIGVVSVPVYPSISPEDYEFIFNNAEIKYCFLSDKDLLNKVMKVKHNIPSLQGIFTFENISGAANWKEVLDLGEDDSTQIEVEDLSNTINPEDLATIIYTSGTTGKPKGVMLTHHNIVSNVLGSIPRIPKKKNLDYKDTRVLSFLPICHIFERMLFYLFQYNGFSIYFAESIEKMGENVKEVKPHYMSVVPRLVEKVYDKIYATGSSAGGLKQKIFFWALNLISKKKTVSKPSGLQEIIADKLVFKKWREGLGGEIITLVSGSAALSTRLNLMFQNAGIPILEGYGLTETSPVISVNAFGKMKIGTVGLPLDNVQVKIQEDGEITVKGPSIFKGYFKNEEMTKEVFTEDGFFKTGDIGHVDSDGFLQITDRKKEMFKTSGGKYIAPQTIENLAKASKFIEQIMVVGDGEKMPTAVIQPDFEFAKSWAQRNNLSIGSTPKEIANSKELKERIEKEIESTNEHLGNWEKIKKIELTPEVWSIDTGLLTPTLKLKRKAIKEKFIDLYNKMYEHHE, encoded by the coding sequence ATGACTATAAAAAGATTATTCGATATTCCTCATTATGCTTTAGAGACCTACCCGAAAACGGATATGTTTGTAACAAAATATCAGGGGGAATGGAAGAAAACGTCTACTCAGGAATTTATCAATGAAGGCAATAAAATCTCACGCGGACTTTTAAAACTCGGGATAAAACCTGGGGACAAAATCGCGCTGATTACCACCAATTCCCGCACAGAGTGGGCCATAATGGATCTTGGGCTCTCTCAGATCGGGGTGGTTTCCGTACCGGTATATCCGAGTATTTCGCCGGAAGATTACGAGTTTATCTTCAACAATGCCGAGATCAAATATTGCTTTTTATCTGATAAAGATCTTTTAAATAAAGTAATGAAGGTAAAGCACAATATCCCTTCACTGCAGGGAATTTTCACCTTCGAGAATATCAGCGGAGCTGCCAACTGGAAAGAAGTGCTGGATCTTGGAGAAGACGATTCTACACAGATTGAAGTAGAAGATCTTTCTAATACGATCAATCCGGAAGATCTGGCCACCATTATTTATACTTCCGGAACTACGGGAAAACCCAAAGGAGTTATGCTGACTCACCATAACATTGTGTCCAACGTATTAGGATCAATTCCGAGAATCCCTAAAAAGAAAAACCTGGATTATAAAGATACGAGAGTATTAAGCTTTCTGCCCATCTGCCATATTTTCGAGAGGATGCTTTTTTACCTGTTCCAGTATAATGGTTTTTCCATTTATTTTGCGGAAAGCATTGAGAAGATGGGAGAAAATGTAAAAGAAGTGAAACCTCATTACATGAGCGTTGTTCCAAGGCTTGTGGAAAAGGTTTATGATAAAATTTATGCTACCGGATCTTCAGCAGGAGGTCTTAAGCAGAAGATATTTTTCTGGGCACTGAATCTGATTTCTAAAAAGAAAACAGTCTCCAAACCTTCCGGATTACAGGAAATAATTGCAGATAAACTGGTTTTCAAAAAATGGCGTGAAGGATTGGGCGGCGAAATTATCACCCTGGTTTCTGGCTCTGCAGCCCTTTCCACAAGACTGAACCTGATGTTTCAGAATGCCGGAATTCCTATTCTTGAAGGATATGGTCTTACGGAAACCTCACCGGTTATTTCCGTGAATGCTTTTGGGAAAATGAAAATAGGAACTGTGGGACTTCCTTTGGATAATGTCCAGGTAAAAATTCAGGAAGATGGAGAAATTACCGTAAAAGGGCCATCTATTTTTAAAGGTTATTTTAAAAATGAAGAAATGACAAAAGAAGTTTTTACCGAAGACGGATTTTTTAAAACAGGAGATATCGGGCACGTTGACAGCGATGGCTTTCTTCAGATTACAGACCGTAAAAAAGAAATGTTTAAAACTTCCGGCGGAAAATATATTGCTCCCCAAACCATTGAAAATCTTGCCAAAGCCTCTAAGTTTATCGAGCAGATTATGGTTGTTGGCGATGGTGAAAAGATGCCGACTGCAGTTATACAACCGGATTTTGAATTTGCCAAAAGCTGGGCTCAGAGAAACAACCTGAGTATCGGTTCTACACCAAAAGAAATTGCCAACAGCAAGGAACTCAAAGAAAGAATAGAAAAAGAAATCGAAAGTACGAACGAACACCTCGGAAACTGGGAAAAAATCAAGAAAATTGAATTGACACCGGAAGTCTGGAGTATTGATACCGGCCTTTTAACACCTACTTTAAAGCTGAAAAGAAAGGCGATTAAAGAAAAGTTTATTGATCTGTACAATAAAATGTATGAACATCATGAATAA
- a CDS encoding acyl-CoA dehydrogenase: MDFNLSEEQLMIQQAARDFAQNELLPEVIERDRDQKFPAEQVKKMGEMGLLGMMVDPKYGGAGMDSVSYVLAMEEIAKIDASAAVVMSVNNSLVCAGLEKFASEEQKVKYLTPLASGQVIGAFALSEPEAGSDATSQKTTAEDKGDYYLLNGIKNWITNGGTASYYIVIAQTDPEKKHKGINAFIVERGWEGFEIGPKEDKLGIRGSDTHSLIFNNVKVPKENRIGEDGFGFNFAMAVLNGGRIGIASQALGIASGAYELALKYAKTRKAFKTEIINHQAIAFKLADMATQITAARMLCFKAAVEKDAGKDISESGAMAKLYASQVAMDTTIEAVQIHGGYGYVKEYHVERMMRDAKITQIYEGTSEIQKIVISRSIAK, encoded by the coding sequence ATGGACTTTAATTTATCGGAAGAACAGCTGATGATTCAGCAGGCAGCAAGGGATTTTGCACAAAACGAACTATTACCTGAGGTAATCGAAAGAGACCGCGATCAGAAGTTTCCTGCAGAACAGGTGAAAAAAATGGGTGAAATGGGACTTTTGGGAATGATGGTAGATCCTAAATACGGCGGTGCAGGGATGGACAGTGTTTCTTACGTTTTGGCCATGGAAGAGATTGCAAAAATAGATGCTTCTGCAGCTGTGGTAATGTCTGTAAACAATTCTTTGGTATGTGCCGGACTTGAAAAATTTGCTTCTGAAGAACAGAAAGTAAAATATTTAACACCTCTTGCAAGCGGACAGGTAATCGGAGCATTTGCATTGTCTGAGCCGGAAGCAGGTTCTGATGCAACTTCACAAAAAACCACTGCAGAAGATAAAGGAGATTATTATTTGCTGAACGGAATTAAAAACTGGATCACCAACGGTGGTACAGCAAGCTATTATATTGTAATTGCACAAACGGATCCTGAGAAAAAACATAAAGGAATCAATGCTTTCATCGTTGAAAGAGGATGGGAAGGATTTGAAATCGGGCCTAAAGAAGACAAACTGGGAATTAGAGGAAGCGATACGCATTCTTTGATCTTCAACAATGTAAAGGTGCCGAAAGAAAACAGAATCGGAGAAGACGGTTTCGGATTCAATTTTGCGATGGCTGTTCTGAACGGAGGCAGAATCGGGATTGCTTCTCAGGCATTAGGTATTGCTTCAGGAGCTTACGAACTGGCATTAAAATATGCTAAAACAAGAAAAGCTTTTAAAACTGAAATTATCAACCATCAGGCGATTGCATTTAAACTGGCAGATATGGCGACCCAAATCACGGCGGCAAGAATGCTTTGTTTCAAAGCTGCAGTAGAAAAAGATGCTGGAAAGGATATTTCAGAAAGCGGTGCGATGGCGAAATTATATGCCTCTCAGGTAGCAATGGATACGACAATTGAAGCAGTACAAATTCACGGTGGATACGGATATGTAAAAGAATACCACGTGGAAAGAATGATGAGAGATGCAAAGATCACACAGATCTATGAAGGAACTTCTGAAATCCAGAAAATCGTTATCTCAAGAAGCATTGCAAAGTAA
- a CDS encoding DUF4349 domain-containing protein, which produces MELSVNDAETAKEIVKDEVAKYNGFIRSESVSLQNSDKKTAYLKVKVPVQKFDYLMSDLNYNLGTVENMNIETSGHDIVENTMCEIDITLYGQQGNIADDKNPETLGAQSFAAISSGWNVITSIFLFILPLWPLFVIAGIGYYFYKKRKATDKNP; this is translated from the coding sequence GTGGAACTTAGCGTAAATGATGCTGAAACTGCAAAAGAAATTGTAAAGGATGAAGTTGCCAAATACAACGGCTTTATAAGAAGTGAAAGTGTTTCCCTTCAAAATAGTGATAAAAAAACCGCCTATCTGAAAGTGAAAGTTCCTGTTCAGAAATTTGATTATCTTATGTCTGACCTCAACTACAATCTGGGAACGGTCGAAAATATGAACATTGAAACTTCCGGTCATGATATTGTTGAAAACACGATGTGTGAAATCGACATTACCCTTTACGGACAGCAGGGAAATATCGCGGATGATAAAAACCCTGAAACATTGGGAGCACAGTCCTTTGCTGCTATATCTTCGGGCTGGAATGTCATCACTTCTATTTTTCTGTTTATTCTTCCGCTTTGGCCGTTATTTGTGATTGCAGGAATCGGATATTATTTTTATAAAAAAAGAAAGGCTACGGATAAAAATCCTTAA
- a CDS encoding peptide chain release factor 3, translated as MSDLIKEIEKRKTFGIISHPDAGKTTLTEKLLLFGGAIQEAGAVKSNKIKKGATSDFMEIERQRGISVATSVLAFEYRDHKINILDTPGHKDFAEDTYRTLTAVDSVIVVIDVAKGVEEQTEKLVQVCRMRNIPMLVFINKLDREGKDAFDLLDEVEQKLGLTVVPLSLPIGMGSDFQGIYNIWENNIQLFLEEKKQKVGEAIKFDDINDSAIDELIGEKSAATLREELDLVQSVYPEFSREDYMKGDLQPVFFGSALNNFGVRELLDAFIDIAPMPQPKESDTRLVKPEENQFTGFVFKIHANMDPKHRDRLAFVKIVSGTFKRNENYLLVREGKKMKFSSPNAFFADKKEVVEESFPGDIVGLHDTGSFRIGDTLTGGEKLNFKGIPNFSPEHFRYINNNDPLKAKQLAKGIDQLMDEGVAQLFTLEMNGRKIIGTVGALQYEVIQYRLEHEYGAKCTYEPLSMHKACWVEADEKSEEFKEFARLKQRFLARDKYNQLVFLADSSFTIHMTQEKFPNVKLHFISEFKNA; from the coding sequence ATGTCAGACTTAATCAAAGAAATAGAGAAAAGAAAAACTTTCGGGATTATTTCTCACCCCGATGCCGGAAAGACGACGCTCACGGAAAAGCTGCTTCTTTTCGGAGGGGCCATCCAGGAAGCGGGAGCGGTAAAATCCAATAAAATAAAAAAAGGAGCCACTTCCGACTTTATGGAAATTGAAAGACAGAGAGGGATTTCCGTAGCAACTTCCGTACTTGCTTTTGAATACAGAGATCATAAAATCAATATCCTGGATACTCCGGGACACAAGGATTTTGCGGAAGATACCTACAGAACACTGACTGCCGTAGATTCTGTAATCGTTGTCATAGACGTGGCAAAAGGGGTTGAGGAACAAACTGAAAAGCTTGTACAGGTATGCAGAATGCGAAATATCCCGATGCTGGTATTTATCAATAAACTTGACCGTGAGGGTAAGGATGCTTTTGATCTCCTGGATGAGGTTGAACAGAAATTAGGTTTAACGGTTGTTCCGCTTTCATTACCGATTGGTATGGGAAGTGATTTTCAAGGGATCTACAACATCTGGGAAAACAACATCCAACTGTTTTTGGAGGAGAAAAAGCAGAAGGTTGGAGAAGCCATTAAGTTTGATGACATTAATGATTCTGCCATTGATGAATTAATCGGTGAAAAATCGGCAGCTACGCTTCGTGAAGAGCTTGATCTCGTACAGTCGGTATATCCTGAATTCAGCCGTGAAGATTATATGAAAGGTGATCTTCAGCCTGTTTTCTTCGGATCGGCTTTGAATAATTTCGGAGTGCGCGAATTGCTGGATGCCTTTATCGATATTGCACCGATGCCCCAGCCAAAGGAAAGTGATACGCGTCTGGTAAAACCTGAAGAAAATCAGTTTACTGGCTTTGTTTTCAAAATCCATGCGAATATGGATCCGAAACACAGGGACCGCTTGGCTTTCGTAAAAATTGTTTCCGGAACGTTTAAAAGAAACGAAAATTATCTATTGGTAAGAGAGGGTAAAAAAATGAAGTTCTCTTCACCCAATGCATTCTTTGCAGATAAAAAGGAAGTCGTGGAAGAGAGTTTCCCGGGAGATATCGTAGGGCTTCATGACACAGGAAGTTTCAGGATCGGTGATACGTTGACCGGAGGTGAAAAACTGAACTTCAAAGGAATTCCGAATTTCTCGCCTGAACATTTCAGATATATCAATAATAATGATCCGCTGAAAGCAAAACAATTGGCAAAAGGGATCGATCAGCTAATGGACGAGGGAGTTGCACAGCTGTTTACGCTGGAAATGAACGGCAGAAAAATCATCGGAACAGTGGGAGCTCTTCAGTACGAGGTAATCCAGTACCGTCTGGAACATGAATATGGTGCAAAATGTACCTACGAGCCGCTTTCCATGCACAAAGCGTGTTGGGTTGAAGCCGATGAAAAGTCTGAAGAATTTAAAGAATTTGCGAGATTAAAGCAGCGGTTTTTAGCAAGAGACAAATACAACCAACTGGTATTTCTTGCTGATTCTTCTTTTACCATCCATATGACGCAGGAAAAATTCCCGAATGTGAAACTGCATTTCATCAGTGAATTTAAGAATGCTTAA
- a CDS encoding CPBP family intramembrane glutamic endopeptidase produces MENSRYPKFTFTWLGGLVLLAGLIVGTMALSFFNIFWMFAFKENLQYKDWYFMLSNAAGFLTAIAFFDFFIVRPSTGKKLNFNFSPTNFYTYLLIFPMMFGMMLIAEFITSQIPTTGPFFGKYYEFFERLMEQLTDDPLVMIITAVICAPIFEEIVFRGIIQKGLINKGVRPVNAILMASVIFGLVHGNPWQFVGAVLLGCVLGLVYYKTKSLLLPMLLHGFNNLCSTILIVYTKNESFADAFKIQEWVILAVGIILFSVFYYLFTRKYKVHYSEI; encoded by the coding sequence ATGGAAAACAGCAGGTATCCGAAATTTACATTTACATGGTTGGGCGGACTTGTCTTACTGGCCGGGCTCATAGTCGGAACCATGGCCTTATCATTTTTTAATATCTTCTGGATGTTTGCTTTCAAAGAAAACCTTCAGTATAAAGATTGGTACTTTATGCTTTCCAATGCCGCCGGATTTCTTACCGCTATCGCTTTTTTTGATTTTTTTATCGTAAGACCAAGCACCGGAAAAAAACTGAACTTCAATTTTTCACCCACCAATTTTTACACCTATTTATTGATTTTTCCTATGATGTTCGGGATGATGCTCATCGCGGAATTTATCACCTCACAAATACCTACAACAGGACCTTTTTTCGGGAAATATTATGAATTTTTCGAAAGATTGATGGAGCAGCTTACCGATGATCCGTTGGTGATGATTATCACTGCTGTAATTTGTGCTCCTATTTTCGAAGAGATTGTTTTCCGCGGGATTATCCAGAAGGGATTGATCAATAAAGGGGTACGGCCGGTAAATGCGATTCTCATGGCATCTGTTATTTTCGGTCTGGTTCATGGAAATCCGTGGCAGTTTGTGGGAGCGGTTTTATTGGGATGCGTTCTTGGTCTGGTATACTACAAAACAAAATCTTTATTGCTGCCGATGCTTCTTCATGGCTTCAATAATTTGTGTTCCACCATATTGATTGTTTACACGAAAAATGAAAGTTTTGCAGACGCTTTTAAAATCCAGGAATGGGTAATACTTGCCGTTGGTATTATACTTTTTTCAGTCTTTTATTATCTTTTTACAAGAAAATATAAAGTACATTATTCTGAAATTTAA